Sequence from the Rutidosis leptorrhynchoides isolate AG116_Rl617_1_P2 chromosome 3, CSIRO_AGI_Rlap_v1, whole genome shotgun sequence genome:
tatatatatatatatatatatatataaataatttagtggTTTTcaattttttaaaataaatatgttATAGATATCAATGTTTAGTTCTTTTTATTTCTGAAAAAAATGCTGATTTGCTGTTGCTGTGAAGGTCGAAGAAATTTTAGTGATGAATATAATATTATTGTACCTCTCACACCGAACCTTTTTTGTTTAAATTTCAATGCAAAGTTTATATTTATATGAATGATGACTCATATGTGTTACTCTTTCTAAATATATAGAATGTCGAGTCATGATCCATATATAAATAGACATATAGCGTGTATTAGTTCAACATCGTCTATATATGTACAAAGTTAGCATGTGAATTGTCTACGGTACATTTTACAAGGTAAAAGTTTGAAAACAAATTGCTTGTTCATTTTTCCCAGCAATTATTACCCTAACTTAAATGTCTAACGTATATTGTTTTCTAGTTTTGTACTAAAAATGTATTTTACAAGTTTCACCAACTATCAATTTTGGCATATATATAATTGCAAACTTACCATTCACCAAATCTTCACGGTTTATTTTCTCCGCATAAAACTGAAGATGTAAATTAACGTGGTTTTTAGTTTTATTAGTTAAATACTTAAATACTTAATTTAAAGTAAATTTACGAGTAAATTAAAAATGACCGGAAAAAAGGTATACGGTGACTTGATGGTAAACGAATAATATGATCAAACGGGTGAGGTGTAATAGGTTCAAATTACTTGAATGGTCGAGTATTTTTATTTAGATGAACACAGAGGCGTCTTTGAGCATAGACAAGATAGGCAACCACCTAGGGCCCAAAATTTTAATATGTATATAACCATTCTCAAAGTAttcaaataaataaaatataaaattgtcAATTAATGTATTATTgtaattttaaatagttaaataCATTGTTTGTGAAAAAATAGATAAATTTAAGTGTTATCTTTCTATATGTATTAAAAAAATAACGTGTATGAGGGCtcatttttattttcgtctagAGCCTCGAAATTATTGAGACGGCCCTGGATGAACAAAGTCTAATCAAAATACAAATTACTATCTTATGTGAGGATTATGGTAATATGGTGGTTCAAGGGTGAGGTTGCAAAAGGCATGTACATATATATGCGTGTTATGAGATTATGGTTAGAAGAATACGGCACAACATTTTAATTGGACAATTGTCACGTGAACAAGGCTATATTTAACTCAAATAGTTCATATGCAACGCAAGACGTAACTTTGTGCAAAATATATGACATATTTTGTTAAattttatatagttatttatatatttatataattatatatttatatatacatgatCAACGTGTTATGGTTTACCACTTTAGCAAAAGTTTATTTTCCATATGTTCAGTGGCGATTCCACGATTAAAAATCAATGAAATGTGATTTGAGATATCCTAAACGGTCTTGTAAACGACGTTTGTTGCATCCGTTGTGACGCTCGTTGTGaaggtttggtgactagcccgtctcgctgtctaataagtcggtcaacggtcaaaagtcgggTCAAATGCGGGAAATGTCGGGTCAACGCCGGACAAAAGTAAAAAAAGTCGGTTAAAATCCGTcaaaagtcggtcaaatcaatcaaaattgacgtaGTTTAGTGTTACTTTTTTGTGATAATAGCAATTAAAGGTACAAACTGGTCAACAAGGTTTATTAActttaaacacacacacacacacacacacacacacacacacacacacacacacacacatatatatatatatatatatatatatatatatatatatatatatatatatatatatatatagtcaacttAACGTTTTAAGGTATCAACCGTCTCGACCACGTTTCATGTCCTTTTCAACCTTGATCCTCGTGAATTAAAAAGGCTGGTAACCCCTTGGCGGAGTAAAAATGATACATAATTTTTCTTTTTTTCCATAACTTTTTCACTAATCACCCCTTAAGTTATTAAATAATCCGATTTACCAGACATCTAAAACTACTTATTTGATTATTACGTTGTCAAACTGATAATCAAATCTACACAACATTAATGTATAACACGTTTTGCTACagcttattatttaattataattatttaaaacGCCTAATCAATTTTCAAAACATAAATCCAAACATTCCCGTAGTGGAGGGTCCGGTGTTCTAGTTCATTTTTCAAGAGAGAGAAATAGTAATATTATCAAAACATAGATGTCGCTTGAGTGACGTTGGTTCCAGAATGTCAGTTTGGAGAGATGGAACCGTCAGATTTGACGTTCCGAAAGGGCGACATCGAAGAAAAACGTTCCACTCCTTGTGCTCTTATGGAACTATTAGTTGGGCTACACGTGATCTAGTCACCTGCTTTTCAATTGTGGCTTCAATTGTTTTTTTCTACTTTAAATCTAATAAATCTGACTTTTAACCGATTTTGACCCAGACCAACAACTTTGACCGACTCGGGCCTAGTTAGGGActcgtcggccgacttttacaaacaCTTCATATATAAAAGAAGAGACTCGAATCTATCTATTTTATATCGTACCTTGGACATAAGGTTAATTCAATTTGATTGCAACATATGCAGACAAGCTTGTTGGGGGATGATAAATGATTTGTCTAAAAAAAGAAGTTGAGTGTTTTAATAAAATACACGCCACCCTCCACAAACAGAATATTACATTGTATTCAATTCTAGAGCTCACTAGTCTTAAAAATGTGCATATAAATACGTCCAAAACACAACACTTATATTCCCGTCTTGTTAGAGTTAGAGTCAGAAGCCTTTTGGTTCACAATTCTCACCCTAACTCTAACATAACCCAAAGTTAGTTGTACACATTAAAAAATGGAACTTTTTAATGTTCATCACCCTTTGGTTTTCGTTTTTGGCATTTTAGGTATGTAATGTTCAAACTTAACATTCATAGTTTGATGATATCTTGATTTCATCCTACtcaaattaacttgtttctttgtttTGTTAACATGTTACAGGTAACATGATCTCCACCGGTGTCTACTTCGCACCAATGTAAGTCTAAAATTGCAAATTAAGATATGATACACGAGTTTAGTGAGTTAAAAGTATGTGACTAATGGAAGTATTTGCAGGCCAACATTTATACAAATATGCAAGCGAAAATCGACAATGGGGTTCCAATCGTTACCATATGTGGTGTCACTCTTTAGCGCATTGCTATGGTTGTTTTACGCTTTCATTAAAGGAAGCGACACGTTCCTTTTAATCTCCATCAACACTCTTGGTACCATAATCGAGTCTATCTACATCATCATTTTTCTTGTGTACGCTACTCCGGATGCTAAGGTACATGTTTCATTATTGTCCCGTTTTTGGGCTTCATTTCATAAAACTTTGTATATTTACGAAAATGAATGTTATTTATGCGCAGAAGAAGACGTTTATGACTTTATTCGTTGCTATGGTGCTTTGTCTCGCGATTTCTCTTATAACACTATTATTGGTAAATCCACATAAACAAGTGCTCGTAGTTGGGTGGATTTGTGTTGGGATTTCGGTAGCCGTTTTTGCAGCACCTCTTGCTATTGTGGTGAGTTGGCACGTCGTATATCTTGTTTAGTTGAGTCATATTCTTGTGCTTAAGAAACAAACGAAACTAATTTTTTGCTTGAATTTAAACAGGTTCAAGTTGTGAGAACTAAAAGTGTCGAGTTCATGCCATTGTCTTTATCGTTTTTCCTTACACTAAGCGCAATAATGTGGTTCTTGTATGGATTTTCCATCAAGGATAGACGTGTTATGGTAACCAACACCTTTTCTCCATTCTGTTTAAgctaccattttttttttttttttggcgaaaacaGAATTTAAATTATTATAGATCCAACGATCTGTTCGAGCTACTATATTTAAAATGTTGGTTAGGATTTAGTTAACGTAAAATGTTTAATTTGTAGGTGCCAAacatattaggatttatattgggAGTTTTGCAAATGGTACTTTATGGATACTATAGAAATGCAAGTATTCAACAAGAGAAAGATCCAAAGGCGAAAAAACAACATGTCGTAAACATATCGATTCTATCAAACTCAGAAGTGCACCCGGTGGATTCGGGTCGAACTAGTGAAGCAGAAGATGAAACCAAAAGTTGTGATAATCACATTGAGATGCAGGAAGTGAAGGATGAAAGGGATACTGGTTTAGTAGTTGTGATGTGCGAGGTTTAACTAATTATAGTAAATGGTGACCAATTAAAGTTGTTTAATTGGTATATTAATTTTGACATATAAAATGGTCATGTCGTCACGTATAGTAGTAGACCAATAGTATaatttatagatttatatttagtGGTCGTTGGACAACACTCTTTATCTTTTAATAACAGAAATCCACCCAAAAAAAGTAACATTCTAACTGAAACTCCTCTGTTTTTGTTAGTGAGTGTTTGATCATCAGTCTTCAAGTTGTAATGCTCAACTTTTCTTTTTCAATGAATACATATATGAGTTTGTTACTAACTTAGATATATCTTATACGGAGTATCTAATACTATTaacatatattttttgtttttaaaagtTGGAACTtttttattttatcttatgtctaaGGGTTTGCATAAAGTGTGGAATGGAAATGGGTTCAATTTTGACTCATCACTCTTGATGATGAGGAACAAACCCCATTTGATGGGCTTCATTCCCAAATGTAAAATTCATACCCTTAAACCAAACAacttatttcatacccatttctatTTGCTTTATATCAAACTCATTATCCAAACACACCTAGATATTTTTGATATGGAATCGGAAACTTACAATAAGGATTATAATTTTGATAACACAAACCAGCTTAATATTATGTACTCCATATCTTTAGACTCAAGAGGTACTATTATTGTAGTTAAAACTTTACTAAGTTTTAAAGGCTTATAGAATTAGTTTTTTATCAACAAATATCTTGGTGGCGGGTCGGAAACAGGTGGTAAGGTTGCGTacattttagtaaaaaaaaaaaaaaaaaaactcccttTTTCCTCAAATAATTTGGACATGTAAAACCCGTTATTGTTGGATATCTTGGTTGGGACTATGAAAGCTATTAAATGTTTCCCTTCAAACTAATCTTTTTATGACTTCTTTGTTCTGTTTAATATTAATTGTAGTTTAAGATGGTTAGCACCACTGATTTGTTGCATGAGTTTGGCCAACATTGTGTTCTTAGTTAGGGGTTGATTCCCCATCGTGCAACATTATGTTATCAAATTAAAGTatcaaataaatacataaaagcatAAGTTTCGGTATGGACTATCTCAACGTAAGTTGTAAAAGAAGTTATACAATATCTTGATAAGAAACTCCTCTCTAATCAGCGCAACATCGACACTTCTTTAAAAAAACTAAAAAGACCGAGAGTTGGAACTCTTCTAAACCCCTTTCTTTTAATTCCTCTTTTTACTCTCGTTGCACAcagaaaccaaaaccaaaaccaaaaccaaaaccaaaaattGCATGTAGGTCTCACCAATGCTTCGTGTTCATTTACCAAGGATATGCCTTTGCCAAGACTATCAAAAGACATGACCCGTCATCCATTAAAGACAAGCCAAAGATATCTTAGATATACCGTTGGCAACTCTGAGCAAATGCATTGGCAGTACTATGATATGTGAATTTTTATCAAATGAAAGGGCATTTCGCCTAGTGATATTCGAGGCTTCGACAGTGCATTTCAGCTATTGATTCCTTTTGTATTTCGTTACATAACTACCATTAGTAAAGTTGGTGTTCTTGTTCACAATCACACAATCATTTTATAAAGATAACTTTATAACCCATAAGTTCGTATATAAAGTGGTAGAAAAAAAACAAAATCATGCGTTTTTATATAATATGTTATCACAAATATAAGGGAAGCCAAACCATAAAAAAGGACTCGTGTCAAACAAAATCACTTACAAAATTCAAGAATTTCGCTTTTAAATTTCGTTTCATCTCCTTTTCCCTCGAGAATTCGGACACTTGTTCTTCTCATCAACAAAATTTACAAAGATTACGTCCGAAAAATTGGTTTCACGGACCATACCATGTCTATGATCCAAATGATTTCGCACCCGAATAAAATGTTAGTGCCAAATAATGAGCGCATAAAACAGTTGTACATACATGTACTACCCATCAAAGCCACCAGCTTGAGCACTTTGTCTTCTTTTTTCAACCCACATTTTAGCTTCTGCAACAGCCCTTTCTCTATCAAGATCTCTGTTTATCATCTTTGCAGTTTCTTTAGGAGAATCATCTTTTTCCAAATCCCATCTGCCACCACCCGATCCTCCACCCTCTTCGTTTTTCGAAACTCTTCCGTTTCTTTCCGTGCTCGGTCTCTCTTTGTTAACGACAACATGAACAGGAGGTGTTGTAGGATCGTACCCATGGTTTGCAAGATACGATAAGGCGGTAACCACGTCCCCAATTAACGGACGAGCAGCAGCTTGTTCTTGAATACACATAGATGCAACCGCTAGAGCCTGGTACAAACCCCTCATTGGATAACGACCTTCTAGTCTCGGGTCCACCAATGACGTGAATTTTCGCCTGTCATTGAACAACGGTCGCGCCTACAAACAAATAAATATTCAACGATATGAAATGCTAAAAGACATATTTAATCAGTAAACGAATGAGGTCTTCCTTGTTCATGTAACCTAGAGTGAGGGTGAATCTTTTGACTTGGATGTACATGGCCTAACTAAGGTTGTAAAAGTCACGAGTAgggcgttgaccaacgttgacttctaATAATAAGgcattgaccaacgttgacttttaataatatataaataaaacatatatatttgaaAATTCCAAACATTTCAGACATCACAAAATCTAATTTTaagaaatattaaatttttttgaccaactttgactcggTCCGACTCACACCCGACCAGCCCGATTCTGACCTGACTTTTTAGGCATTTTTGGGCGTAACGAGATGGGTTAATCCCCAAACCGATGCATCAACCGACTTTTAAAACAGTGGGCCTAACTAGGTTACCTAGAGTTAAtttctgaaagaaaaaaaaatgttagtTGATTATTACCCATGTGACAAGGTTTTGCTGTCCATGTGGTTTCGTGCTGTCAATGGCTTTGCGACCAGTAATAAGCTCTAAGAAGACAACACCAAAACTGTAAACATCAGACTTGACGGTTAATTGTCCAGTCATGGCATATTCGGGAGCACAGTAACCATATGTACCCATGACCCTTGTGGAAACATGAGATTTGTCTCCAGTAGGACCCAGTTTCGCAAGCCCAAAATCAGAAAGCTTCGGTTGGAACCCTTCACCGAGCAGAATGTTGGACGACTTGAAGTCCCTGTAAATAACAGGAGGGTTAGCCTTATCGTGAAGAAACTCCAAACCTTTTGCCGCACCTGCTGCTATCTTCATTCTCGTGTTCCAATCTAAAACTTCTTTATCAGGCGGAACATCTGCAAACAGCATATCATTACGATCTGAATTCAGGTACCTACAGAATATATATTTATCACTATTGTAAACGTCGGGCCGAGTCGGCGGCGCCGGTTTTGGACTAATCCGTCCCATTACGCCCAAAAAAGCCTATAAAGTCGGCCAACGCCAAAAAATCGGGTCAAAGTTGGGCTTAGTAggtcaaagtcaaagttggtcaaaaatttTAAAGCTTGTatctatatttgaaatatttatgttttatgcttgatatatttatgtgtaatataTACACATTTAATTAATTTATcactaaaagtcaacgttggtcaaatgCCCGATTCGTCCCTCAAAGGTCTCGACCGTTGCATGAATGTACAAGTGTTTTATGCATGTCACCTGATGTACAAGTGTTTAATGCATGTTAACGACAGCTCTAAAGGCTTAGAGCTGTCGTTAGCAAAatccatatatatattaatatatcatagacGGTGTTTACCGTGAAGGTGATCTTCTAACGATCCCAACGCCATGAATTCATATACGAGAAGTCTTTGCTCACCATCAGCACAGTAACCAATCAAATTCACGAGGTGTTGGTGATGTAAAAGGCTGAGCATAAGAACTTCAACTAGAAATTCACGGTTACCTTGTAGCCCATTTCTATCGAGTTGTTTAACTGCTACAACCTATCCAAAACAACCTAATAACTTTTAGCTGGTATAACTTGAAAATAAAAACCTCAATTAAGATTTGTAATCACTAATGTAAAACAATCAAAGACAGCAAAAATCTTGCTACCACACCGGATGCCAACTACACACGATTGTTATTTAGCAAGTGTTTCTCATGATGAAATATATTAGCTTAACTAGAGATACATTAATTAACAATAAGTAGTTTTCCAAGTATATTAATGTAAACAATAGACAGATTCTAAAAAGGCTTCGAAACTAGTCCACCAAAGTTGCAAAAATCGCTACATGGGGGAGTACTCGGtcgggactttttagggagtactcggaAACTCGGGGAGTActtggatgttgaccaagtttgactttgaccgatctTGACCGAGTTTTGACCAATTGTGACTGATTTTCCGAGAAATCCCGAGCTTTGGCGGGTTTTCCGAGTAATCTCGAGTTTTGACCGAGTATTCGCCGAGTAATTCTGAGGCCTGCAACACTGAGTCTACCAGTCTATCACATGGTAGTGCTATATCTATATAGTTACCTAGTAAGAGTATATGAAATATTCAGATAAAACTGACAAGGGTGAATAAATAAACTATACAATATAATTTAAATTCCGatgtaataataaataaatatgcaGAAACGAGCACGCTGCTAATCTGATGACTGTACAACAAATGGTAAATAATGGAGCAAATTGCAACGAGGTTCGAAATAGTATACCTGACCAGTAGACTGAAGACGGCCTCTATATACACAACCGAACCCTCCTTCTCCTAAGAAGCAATCAGGTCGGAAATTATTAGTTGCAGCTGCGAGTTCCCGAAACGTGAATGTTTGTGCAGCAATCTGACCATCAGGTAAATCTTTTGACCCCGATGACTCCCTCCTTAAACTAACATTATTGTTTCTAGTCTTCAGTCTATCAACTCCTGCCAAATTCATTACAATCAAAAACATAATCAACCCTATTTCGCAACTTAAACTAATATTATGCGGATATAAATGTAGTGAGTATAGAATTAGGTACCATAATCAATCCTCAATCCAtatctatctataatctataacATAGTATCTaactaatatattaaattacaaaaatTCATTTAATGATCTTTTAATTTCAGAGATTTACGGAGAGATCTCATGTTCAAACCAAGGTCGAACACGGGTCCCGTGCGTAAAAGTACTCCCCTTTCTCGATTAGGGCGGACCGAAAATCTTATTCGTTTACCCGTTTTCATGAAAAGGAAAAAGAATATAAAGATAAATCCTACTGTATCAATTTATATCATGTCAATTCACTACAATAAGAAAGTTCTTATCCTGATATTATGGGGCCTACATCAAACTCATCCAATTACAACAGAAAACAAAAAATTGAAGATGCAAACTTGATTATAATCAAAATCAAATTCTAATATACTACTACTAAGTAAGATCAGATCAGATCATTTCAAAACAAATAAGTAGGAgtcttttatattattataatatacatataaaaaaattaatactttaatTACTTCAATTCAATTAAAGTTTCAACTGATAAAAACATATAAACACAGTTTACCAGAGGATAATCTTGAAATATTGGAAGGAGCAGAAGATGTATGAAATTGTTgctgttgaagatgatgatgatgatgatgatcagccCTAACTTTTGAAGGATTCAATTTCTCTTCTTCTTTTGAATCAAAACAGGGAAAACAACCCATTGATTTGATGGTTTCCTAAATTTTCACTCTTTCAATTACTAAATTTTTATGACACAAAATAACAATCAAGAACTTATGAGATGATTAAAGGTTGTAGTTGTTGTCGTTTTAATCTCTGTTAACTGATTAATAAAGAAACTAGATGGATTCAATGAAAACGGTTTGTATCTGATTTAAAAATAAAAAGATTTGTTTTCTATTATTAATTAACTTATTTTTGTAAATAATAATTTAAAGAGAGAATGATAATAAGTGTGAATGGATGGATAGATTGGTAGCTTGTGTTTAGAAACAAAACAAATCCCAAAAGACCCCAAAGGcggctttttttctttctttctgacTTTGTTTTAGCATATTCATACCCTCATCTCCCAAGACCGCTTCCTAACGGGGTTAATATGGCATTGGTCATCAGAATTAGAGGTTCACAACGCCCACAACAAGCCTTATGGGGGCGTTGTAGCCTCAATATTTTGAGGCGTAGAGCGTTATCAGTCGGAACAATAAAAGATACCTTAGCTTAATTTCATTCATGATTTAAATTCATCCCAGCTTAATTTCATTCATGATTTAAATTCGGATGATGAAAGTATTCAGTTTGTGCAACTTGCTCACCAAGCCAGTCAATTTTTCAAGACATGTTTTTATCACGAACCTACATTCCAAGAGATCGTGAAAGTGTTCAAAAAGATGTTGAGCATACATTTAGTGTGCTTTAGGTTAAGTTTGCGATTCTAAAAACTCTCGCTAGATCTTTAAACTTTAACAAATTAAGAGCAAAATTGTACAGTTGTGTTATCTCACACAACATGATATAAGAAGATAACGGAAGCAGTCAAGGTAAAACGGGGGCCGGGGCAAGTGTTCTTCGGAATGACTGAGCCTAAAGGGCACGTACACAGTCAATCGGGTTGGCCGTCAACTTATTGGGAAAAAGGAGGAAGATCACTTTGATCTCTTGTTTCGGAGAAATCAGTGGAAAAAGTCAACCCCCTAACAGATAAGGTAGGGGATTGACTTTCTAAGCTTCTTTAATTGCAttagccccccccccccccccccccggcccCCGGTAGATGGTTCAACCAAGCACGGTTTCACGAAATGGAAAAAAGTCAATCCCCTTGACTGTATCCTTTAGGGTATAAATGCAAGAAGAGCACCTTTTCCTAACAAGATTAAGTGAATACCCAAAATAGGCTTCTATCTTACTTAGGACATACACTCTCTCCTTCCGTAATTAGTTCAATTGAAGAAGCTATGATTCCTGATTCAGAGAACCGCCATTGAAAGAATGTAAGTAATATATCAAATATCGTGATATGTTAAATTTTGAGTTACAAGATAGAGTAGTGTACGACCAACTACGAGAAGATCCGACCACATTTGAaatctgaaatgacccgtcctaatccatctggacgaatacattacatttggttacatcgcgaggtacttgacctctatgtgatacattttacaaacattgcattcgtttttaaaagacaaactttcattacattgaaagttgacggcatgcataccatttcataatatatccaactataattgacttaataataatcttgatgaactcaacgactcgaatgcaacgtcttttgaaatatgtcattaatgactccaagtaatatctctaaaatgagcaaatgcacagcgaaagatttctttcatacctgagaataaacatgctttcaagtgtcaaccaaaaggttagtgagttcattagtttatcataaacaatcattttcatcattttaatagaccacaagattttcatttcaatttctcataaatatacgtctcatgcatagagacaaaaattgtgatgaccctgaaatttcagaccaaatttaaacttaatctttgtatgattaacatttccgacacgataagcaaagtctgtaaaactgaatctcaaaatttttaaactattcaaatacctttcggttgttctcgacgattcgcgaacaattatatgtaaatagatacatatatactataacttgaaaaggtaacaatgtattaattgtttgataccgtacattaaacttattggtttaaatatctatttgaacatatatgataagttggaattgtaattgtatgaataacttgcgatgtgtacttaaaacgtgtttatgaatattaacttggttattaaacgttttgatttaaaacaatattattaaatttactttgatagataacgagacgataatttatagaagtaaatgaccaaaacactcgaatgtataagttatattttgagtgatataatttatggatagttaagtctatattttgacaaatgtacgagtcacgaaaggtaaagtgccagttttctcagtgtacgtaaggacgttcgaaaaaccggaaccgggacataagtcgtgtgacaacgtacgacttatcggaacaaaaattacaaatcaactatgcacgtgaatttaatataatatataattaattatataaattatatatattatatttatatttatttaatatgtcgacaaactagaagttaaaacagatgtgagctggatttacgggccatgcgatcgcatggcatttatccacaaaacccatgcgatcgcatggggtcagatttcaggaaaagtctataaattcgatcgagttctggcataatgcacacacacatatccatctatattacactgtattatatttataatttatattattattattattattaatattattattattattattattattattattattattattattattattattaatattaatacataaaatactacgacgaggttatgagcgt
This genomic interval carries:
- the LOC139901254 gene encoding bidirectional sugar transporter N3-like, yielding MELFNVHHPLVFVFGILGNMISTGVYFAPMPTFIQICKRKSTMGFQSLPYVVSLFSALLWLFYAFIKGSDTFLLISINTLGTIIESIYIIIFLVYATPDAKKKTFMTLFVAMVLCLAISLITLLLVNPHKQVLVVGWICVGISVAVFAAPLAIVVQVVRTKSVEFMPLSLSFFLTLSAIMWFLYGFSIKDRRVMVPNILGFILGVLQMVLYGYYRNASIQQEKDPKAKKQHVVNISILSNSEVHPVDSGRTSEAEDETKSCDNHIEMQEVKDERDTGLVVVMCEV
- the LOC139902814 gene encoding serine/threonine-protein kinase PBS1-like, encoding MGCFPCFDSKEEEKLNPSKVRADHHHHHHLQQQQFHTSSAPSNISRLSSGVDRLKTRNNNVSLRRESSGSKDLPDGQIAAQTFTFRELAAATNNFRPDCFLGEGGFGCVYRGRLQSTGQVVAVKQLDRNGLQGNREFLVEVLMLSLLHHQHLVNLIGYCADGEQRLLVYEFMALGSLEDHLHDVPPDKEVLDWNTRMKIAAGAAKGLEFLHDKANPPVIYRDFKSSNILLGEGFQPKLSDFGLAKLGPTGDKSHVSTRVMGTYGYCAPEYAMTGQLTVKSDVYSFGVVFLELITGRKAIDSTKPHGQQNLVTWARPLFNDRRKFTSLVDPRLEGRYPMRGLYQALAVASMCIQEQAAARPLIGDVVTALSYLANHGYDPTTPPVHVVVNKERPSTERNGRVSKNEEGGGSGGGRWDLEKDDSPKETAKMINRDLDRERAVAEAKMWVEKRRQSAQAGGFDG